From the genome of Aquila chrysaetos chrysaetos chromosome 12, bAquChr1.4, whole genome shotgun sequence, one region includes:
- the KCNN1 gene encoding small conductance calcium-activated potassium channel protein 1 isoform X3 yields the protein MSGCRYNGGVARPRGPLNASARTLHPLEGETQPLRPHRPPGLEVVVSRPEQPGGPDPGPAAAPGQDVAEERGRGPRRNQNIGYKLGHRRALFEKRKRLSDYALIFGMFGIVVMVTETELSWGVYTKESSYSFALKCLISLSTVILLGLIVMYHAREIQLFMVDNGADDWRIAMTYERIFFIALELIVCAIHPIPGQYLFTWTARLAFTYAASVADADVDIILSIPMFLRLYLIGRVMLLHSKLFTDASSRSIGALNKINFNTRFVMKTLMTICPGTVLLVFSISSWIIAAWTVRVCERDKLYHDKQEVTSNFLGAMWLISITFLSIGYGDMVPHTYCGKGVCLLTGIMGAGCTALVVAVVARKLELTKAEKHVHNFMMDTQLTKRVKNAAANVLRETWLIYKHTKLVKKIDHAKVRKHQRKFLQAIHQAQKLRSVKMEQRKLNDQANTLVDLAKERNEDLEKRLGALESKMEALGLSLLALPGLVSQALGQQQRELLGSWTPRLCSATAPCTPTRTPRSPSTAPPHLLGQRVMGWGEAGAPLMSGHRVADFSSFVL from the exons ATGAGCGGCTGCCGGTACAATGGGGGGGTGGCACGGCCCCGGGGCCCCCTGAACGCCTCCGCTCGCACCCTGCACCCGCTGGAGGGTGAGACCCAGCCGCTGCGACCCCACCGTCCCCCCGGCCTCGAGGTGGTGGTCTCACGGCCGGAGCAGCCCGGGGGTCCGGatcccggcccggcggcggccccggggcaggATGTGGCCGAGGAGCGGGGGCGAGGACCCCGGAGGAACCAGAACATCGGGTACAAGCTGGGGCACCGGCGAGCCCTCTTCGAGAAGCGGAAGCGCCTCAGCGATTACGCCCTCATCTTCGGGATGTTCGGCATCGTGGTGATGGTCACGGAGACGGAGCTGTCCTGGGGGGTCTACACCAAG GAGTCATCGTATTCGTTTGCACTGAAATGCCTTATCAGCCTCTCGACCGTCATCCTCCTGGGGCTCATCGTCATGTACCACGCCAGGGAGATCCAG CTCTTCATGGTGGATAATGGCGCCGACGACTGGCGCATCGCCATGACCTACGAGCGCATCTTCTTCATCGCCCTGGAGCTGATCGTCTGCGCCATCCACCCCATCCCCGGCCAGTACCTCTTCACCTGGACGGCGCGGTTGGCTTTCACCTACGCCGCCTCGGTGGCTGATGCCGATGTAGACATCATCCTCTCCATCCCCATGTTCCTGCGGCTGTACCTGATCGGGCGCGTcatgctgctgcacagcaagctCTTCACCGACGCCTCCTCCCGCAGCATCGGTGCCCTCAACAAGATCAACTTCAACACCCGCTTCGTCATGAAGACCCTCATGACCATCTGCCCCGGCACCGTCCTCCTGGTCTTCAGCATCTCCTCCTGGATCATCGCCGCCTGGACGGTCCGTGTCTGCGAGAG GGACAAACT GTACCACGACAAGCAGGAGGTGACCAGCAACTTCTTGGGGGCAATGTGGCTGATCTCCATCACCTTCCTCTCCATCGGCTACGGGGACATGGTGCCGCACACCTACTGCGGGAAGGGCGTGTGTCTGCTCACCGGCATCATG GGTGCCGGCTGCACCGCTCTGGTCGTCGCTGTCGTTGCCAGAAAGCTAGAGCTCACCAAAGCGGAGAAACACGTGCACAACTTCATGATGGATACGCAGCTAACGAAGCGG gtgaaaaatgctgctgccaACGTACTCAGGGAAACGTGGCTCATCTACAAACACaccaagctggtgaagaagATCGACCATGCCAAAGTTCGGAAACACCAGCGTAAGTTCCTCCAAGCCATCCATCA AGCTCAGAA GTTGAGGAGCGTGAAGATGGAGCAGCGGAAGCTGAACGACCAGGCCAACACGCTGGTGGACCTGGCAAAG GAGCGTAACGAGGACCTGGAGAAGCGGCTGGGCGCCCTGGAGAGCAAGATGGAGGCGCTGGGGCTGAGCCTGCTGGCGCTGCCGGGGCTGGTCAGCCAagccctggggcagcagcagcgtgAGCTCCTGGGGAGCTGGACCCCCCGTCTCTGCTCCGCCACGGCCCCTTGCACCCCCACCCGAACCCCCAGGTCCCCTtccaccgcccccccccacctcctcgGACAGCGggtgatggggtggggggaggccgGGGCCCCTCTTATGTCTGGCCATCGTGTGGCTGATTTCAGTAGCTTTGTTCTGTAA
- the KCNN1 gene encoding small conductance calcium-activated potassium channel protein 1 isoform X4: protein MSGCRYNGGVARPRGPLNASARTLHPLEGETQPLRPHRPPGLEVVVSRPEQPGGPDPGPAAAPGQDVAEERGRGPRRNQNIGYKLGHRRALFEKRKRLSDYALIFGMFGIVVMVTETELSWGVYTKESSYSFALKCLISLSTVILLGLIVMYHAREIQLFMVDNGADDWRIAMTYERIFFIALELIVCAIHPIPGQYLFTWTARLAFTYAASVADADVDIILSIPMFLRLYLIGRVMLLHSKLFTDASSRSIGALNKINFNTRFVMKTLMTICPGTVLLVFSISSWIIAAWTVRVCERDKLYHDKQEVTSNFLGAMWLISITFLSIGYGDMVPHTYCGKGVCLLTGIMGAGCTALVVAVVARKLELTKAEKHVHNFMMDTQLTKRVKNAAANVLRETWLIYKHTKLVKKIDHAKVRKHQRKFLQAIHQLRSVKMEQRKLNDQANTLVDLAKERNEDLEKRLGALESKMEALGLSLLALPGLVSQALGQQQRELLGSWTPRLCSATAPCTPTRTPRSPSTAPPHLLGQRVMGWGEAGAPLMSGHRVADFSSFVL, encoded by the exons ATGAGCGGCTGCCGGTACAATGGGGGGGTGGCACGGCCCCGGGGCCCCCTGAACGCCTCCGCTCGCACCCTGCACCCGCTGGAGGGTGAGACCCAGCCGCTGCGACCCCACCGTCCCCCCGGCCTCGAGGTGGTGGTCTCACGGCCGGAGCAGCCCGGGGGTCCGGatcccggcccggcggcggccccggggcaggATGTGGCCGAGGAGCGGGGGCGAGGACCCCGGAGGAACCAGAACATCGGGTACAAGCTGGGGCACCGGCGAGCCCTCTTCGAGAAGCGGAAGCGCCTCAGCGATTACGCCCTCATCTTCGGGATGTTCGGCATCGTGGTGATGGTCACGGAGACGGAGCTGTCCTGGGGGGTCTACACCAAG GAGTCATCGTATTCGTTTGCACTGAAATGCCTTATCAGCCTCTCGACCGTCATCCTCCTGGGGCTCATCGTCATGTACCACGCCAGGGAGATCCAG CTCTTCATGGTGGATAATGGCGCCGACGACTGGCGCATCGCCATGACCTACGAGCGCATCTTCTTCATCGCCCTGGAGCTGATCGTCTGCGCCATCCACCCCATCCCCGGCCAGTACCTCTTCACCTGGACGGCGCGGTTGGCTTTCACCTACGCCGCCTCGGTGGCTGATGCCGATGTAGACATCATCCTCTCCATCCCCATGTTCCTGCGGCTGTACCTGATCGGGCGCGTcatgctgctgcacagcaagctCTTCACCGACGCCTCCTCCCGCAGCATCGGTGCCCTCAACAAGATCAACTTCAACACCCGCTTCGTCATGAAGACCCTCATGACCATCTGCCCCGGCACCGTCCTCCTGGTCTTCAGCATCTCCTCCTGGATCATCGCCGCCTGGACGGTCCGTGTCTGCGAGAG GGACAAACT GTACCACGACAAGCAGGAGGTGACCAGCAACTTCTTGGGGGCAATGTGGCTGATCTCCATCACCTTCCTCTCCATCGGCTACGGGGACATGGTGCCGCACACCTACTGCGGGAAGGGCGTGTGTCTGCTCACCGGCATCATG GGTGCCGGCTGCACCGCTCTGGTCGTCGCTGTCGTTGCCAGAAAGCTAGAGCTCACCAAAGCGGAGAAACACGTGCACAACTTCATGATGGATACGCAGCTAACGAAGCGG gtgaaaaatgctgctgccaACGTACTCAGGGAAACGTGGCTCATCTACAAACACaccaagctggtgaagaagATCGACCATGCCAAAGTTCGGAAACACCAGCGTAAGTTCCTCCAAGCCATCCATCA GTTGAGGAGCGTGAAGATGGAGCAGCGGAAGCTGAACGACCAGGCCAACACGCTGGTGGACCTGGCAAAG GAGCGTAACGAGGACCTGGAGAAGCGGCTGGGCGCCCTGGAGAGCAAGATGGAGGCGCTGGGGCTGAGCCTGCTGGCGCTGCCGGGGCTGGTCAGCCAagccctggggcagcagcagcgtgAGCTCCTGGGGAGCTGGACCCCCCGTCTCTGCTCCGCCACGGCCCCTTGCACCCCCACCCGAACCCCCAGGTCCCCTtccaccgcccccccccacctcctcgGACAGCGggtgatggggtggggggaggccgGGGCCCCTCTTATGTCTGGCCATCGTGTGGCTGATTTCAGTAGCTTTGTTCTGTAA
- the KCNN1 gene encoding small conductance calcium-activated potassium channel protein 1 isoform X1 yields the protein MSGCRYNGGVARPRGPLNASARTLHPLEGETQPLRPHRPPGLEVVVSRPEQPGGPDPGPAAAPGQDVAEERGRGPRRNQNIGYKLGHRRALFEKRKRLSDYALIFGMFGIVVMVTETELSWGVYTKESSYSFALKCLISLSTVILLGLIVMYHAREIQLFMVDNGADDWRIAMTYERIFFIALELIVCAIHPIPGQYLFTWTARLAFTYAASVADADVDIILSIPMFLRLYLIGRVMLLHSKLFTDASSRSIGALNKINFNTRFVMKTLMTICPGTVLLVFSISSWIIAAWTVRVCERDKLYHDKQEVTSNFLGAMWLISITFLSIGYGDMVPHTYCGKGVCLLTGIMGAGCTALVVAVVARKLELTKAEKHVHNFMMDTQLTKRVKNAAANVLRETWLIYKHTKLVKKIDHAKVRKHQRKFLQAIHQAQKLRSVKMEQRKLNDQANTLVDLAKTQNIMYDMVSELQERNEDLEKRLGALESKMEALGLSLLALPGLVSQALGQQQRELLGSWTPRLCSATAPCTPTRTPRSPSTAPPHLLGQRVMGWGEAGAPLMSGHRVADFSSFVL from the exons ATGAGCGGCTGCCGGTACAATGGGGGGGTGGCACGGCCCCGGGGCCCCCTGAACGCCTCCGCTCGCACCCTGCACCCGCTGGAGGGTGAGACCCAGCCGCTGCGACCCCACCGTCCCCCCGGCCTCGAGGTGGTGGTCTCACGGCCGGAGCAGCCCGGGGGTCCGGatcccggcccggcggcggccccggggcaggATGTGGCCGAGGAGCGGGGGCGAGGACCCCGGAGGAACCAGAACATCGGGTACAAGCTGGGGCACCGGCGAGCCCTCTTCGAGAAGCGGAAGCGCCTCAGCGATTACGCCCTCATCTTCGGGATGTTCGGCATCGTGGTGATGGTCACGGAGACGGAGCTGTCCTGGGGGGTCTACACCAAG GAGTCATCGTATTCGTTTGCACTGAAATGCCTTATCAGCCTCTCGACCGTCATCCTCCTGGGGCTCATCGTCATGTACCACGCCAGGGAGATCCAG CTCTTCATGGTGGATAATGGCGCCGACGACTGGCGCATCGCCATGACCTACGAGCGCATCTTCTTCATCGCCCTGGAGCTGATCGTCTGCGCCATCCACCCCATCCCCGGCCAGTACCTCTTCACCTGGACGGCGCGGTTGGCTTTCACCTACGCCGCCTCGGTGGCTGATGCCGATGTAGACATCATCCTCTCCATCCCCATGTTCCTGCGGCTGTACCTGATCGGGCGCGTcatgctgctgcacagcaagctCTTCACCGACGCCTCCTCCCGCAGCATCGGTGCCCTCAACAAGATCAACTTCAACACCCGCTTCGTCATGAAGACCCTCATGACCATCTGCCCCGGCACCGTCCTCCTGGTCTTCAGCATCTCCTCCTGGATCATCGCCGCCTGGACGGTCCGTGTCTGCGAGAG GGACAAACT GTACCACGACAAGCAGGAGGTGACCAGCAACTTCTTGGGGGCAATGTGGCTGATCTCCATCACCTTCCTCTCCATCGGCTACGGGGACATGGTGCCGCACACCTACTGCGGGAAGGGCGTGTGTCTGCTCACCGGCATCATG GGTGCCGGCTGCACCGCTCTGGTCGTCGCTGTCGTTGCCAGAAAGCTAGAGCTCACCAAAGCGGAGAAACACGTGCACAACTTCATGATGGATACGCAGCTAACGAAGCGG gtgaaaaatgctgctgccaACGTACTCAGGGAAACGTGGCTCATCTACAAACACaccaagctggtgaagaagATCGACCATGCCAAAGTTCGGAAACACCAGCGTAAGTTCCTCCAAGCCATCCATCA AGCTCAGAA GTTGAGGAGCGTGAAGATGGAGCAGCGGAAGCTGAACGACCAGGCCAACACGCTGGTGGACCTGGCAAAG ACCCAGAACATCATGTACGACATGGTCTCGGAGCTGCAGGAGCGTAACGAGGACCTGGAGAAGCGGCTGGGCGCCCTGGAGAGCAAGATGGAGGCGCTGGGGCTGAGCCTGCTGGCGCTGCCGGGGCTGGTCAGCCAagccctggggcagcagcagcgtgAGCTCCTGGGGAGCTGGACCCCCCGTCTCTGCTCCGCCACGGCCCCTTGCACCCCCACCCGAACCCCCAGGTCCCCTtccaccgcccccccccacctcctcgGACAGCGggtgatggggtggggggaggccgGGGCCCCTCTTATGTCTGGCCATCGTGTGGCTGATTTCAGTAGCTTTGTTCTGTAA
- the KCNN1 gene encoding small conductance calcium-activated potassium channel protein 1 isoform X2, whose protein sequence is MSGCRYNGGVARPRGPLNASARTLHPLEGETQPLRPHRPPGLEVVVSRPEQPGGPDPGPAAAPGQDVAEERGRGPRRNQNIGYKLGHRRALFEKRKRLSDYALIFGMFGIVVMVTETELSWGVYTKESSYSFALKCLISLSTVILLGLIVMYHAREIQLFMVDNGADDWRIAMTYERIFFIALELIVCAIHPIPGQYLFTWTARLAFTYAASVADADVDIILSIPMFLRLYLIGRVMLLHSKLFTDASSRSIGALNKINFNTRFVMKTLMTICPGTVLLVFSISSWIIAAWTVRVCERDKLYHDKQEVTSNFLGAMWLISITFLSIGYGDMVPHTYCGKGVCLLTGIMGAGCTALVVAVVARKLELTKAEKHVHNFMMDTQLTKRVKNAAANVLRETWLIYKHTKLVKKIDHAKVRKHQRKFLQAIHQLRSVKMEQRKLNDQANTLVDLAKTQNIMYDMVSELQERNEDLEKRLGALESKMEALGLSLLALPGLVSQALGQQQRELLGSWTPRLCSATAPCTPTRTPRSPSTAPPHLLGQRVMGWGEAGAPLMSGHRVADFSSFVL, encoded by the exons ATGAGCGGCTGCCGGTACAATGGGGGGGTGGCACGGCCCCGGGGCCCCCTGAACGCCTCCGCTCGCACCCTGCACCCGCTGGAGGGTGAGACCCAGCCGCTGCGACCCCACCGTCCCCCCGGCCTCGAGGTGGTGGTCTCACGGCCGGAGCAGCCCGGGGGTCCGGatcccggcccggcggcggccccggggcaggATGTGGCCGAGGAGCGGGGGCGAGGACCCCGGAGGAACCAGAACATCGGGTACAAGCTGGGGCACCGGCGAGCCCTCTTCGAGAAGCGGAAGCGCCTCAGCGATTACGCCCTCATCTTCGGGATGTTCGGCATCGTGGTGATGGTCACGGAGACGGAGCTGTCCTGGGGGGTCTACACCAAG GAGTCATCGTATTCGTTTGCACTGAAATGCCTTATCAGCCTCTCGACCGTCATCCTCCTGGGGCTCATCGTCATGTACCACGCCAGGGAGATCCAG CTCTTCATGGTGGATAATGGCGCCGACGACTGGCGCATCGCCATGACCTACGAGCGCATCTTCTTCATCGCCCTGGAGCTGATCGTCTGCGCCATCCACCCCATCCCCGGCCAGTACCTCTTCACCTGGACGGCGCGGTTGGCTTTCACCTACGCCGCCTCGGTGGCTGATGCCGATGTAGACATCATCCTCTCCATCCCCATGTTCCTGCGGCTGTACCTGATCGGGCGCGTcatgctgctgcacagcaagctCTTCACCGACGCCTCCTCCCGCAGCATCGGTGCCCTCAACAAGATCAACTTCAACACCCGCTTCGTCATGAAGACCCTCATGACCATCTGCCCCGGCACCGTCCTCCTGGTCTTCAGCATCTCCTCCTGGATCATCGCCGCCTGGACGGTCCGTGTCTGCGAGAG GGACAAACT GTACCACGACAAGCAGGAGGTGACCAGCAACTTCTTGGGGGCAATGTGGCTGATCTCCATCACCTTCCTCTCCATCGGCTACGGGGACATGGTGCCGCACACCTACTGCGGGAAGGGCGTGTGTCTGCTCACCGGCATCATG GGTGCCGGCTGCACCGCTCTGGTCGTCGCTGTCGTTGCCAGAAAGCTAGAGCTCACCAAAGCGGAGAAACACGTGCACAACTTCATGATGGATACGCAGCTAACGAAGCGG gtgaaaaatgctgctgccaACGTACTCAGGGAAACGTGGCTCATCTACAAACACaccaagctggtgaagaagATCGACCATGCCAAAGTTCGGAAACACCAGCGTAAGTTCCTCCAAGCCATCCATCA GTTGAGGAGCGTGAAGATGGAGCAGCGGAAGCTGAACGACCAGGCCAACACGCTGGTGGACCTGGCAAAG ACCCAGAACATCATGTACGACATGGTCTCGGAGCTGCAGGAGCGTAACGAGGACCTGGAGAAGCGGCTGGGCGCCCTGGAGAGCAAGATGGAGGCGCTGGGGCTGAGCCTGCTGGCGCTGCCGGGGCTGGTCAGCCAagccctggggcagcagcagcgtgAGCTCCTGGGGAGCTGGACCCCCCGTCTCTGCTCCGCCACGGCCCCTTGCACCCCCACCCGAACCCCCAGGTCCCCTtccaccgcccccccccacctcctcgGACAGCGggtgatggggtggggggaggccgGGGCCCCTCTTATGTCTGGCCATCGTGTGGCTGATTTCAGTAGCTTTGTTCTGTAA